The Exiguobacterium acetylicum genome includes a window with the following:
- a CDS encoding polysaccharide deacetylase family protein: MRSRLVTAGVLATLAYTVVPYMASRVFGWRVTKSLDSRYVALTFDDGPDPVYTAELLDLLQQEGIQATFFVVGHKAEAHPDIIRRIHEEGHQLGIHNYVHRPNWSMRPSTVREGIKRTSAIIERITGERPTVYRPPWGALNAGDVLCPPSYKMILWSKMAEDWKLEGGSAKIKRLLSDVAEGDIILLHDNGDTFGADPQAPVQTIAALKELLPEWKARGLQFRRIDQT, translated from the coding sequence ATGCGGTCACGTCTTGTCACAGCGGGAGTTCTCGCTACGCTTGCCTATACGGTCGTCCCGTATATGGCGTCGCGCGTCTTCGGATGGCGCGTCACGAAGTCACTCGATTCACGATACGTCGCGTTGACGTTCGATGATGGTCCAGATCCTGTCTATACGGCAGAATTACTAGACCTCTTACAACAAGAAGGGATTCAAGCGACGTTTTTCGTCGTTGGTCATAAAGCGGAGGCACATCCGGATATCATTCGCCGGATCCATGAGGAAGGGCATCAACTTGGGATTCACAACTATGTCCATCGTCCAAACTGGTCGATGCGACCGTCGACCGTCCGAGAAGGAATCAAGCGGACGTCAGCAATCATTGAACGGATCACCGGCGAACGGCCGACGGTCTACCGTCCACCGTGGGGCGCACTGAATGCAGGCGACGTCCTCTGTCCTCCATCCTATAAGATGATTCTTTGGTCGAAGATGGCGGAGGACTGGAAGTTAGAGGGGGGATCAGCGAAAATCAAACGATTGCTATCGGATGTAGCTGAAGGGGATATCATCTTGTTACACGATAACGGGGATACGTTTGGCGCAGACCCTCAAGCACCCGTCCAGACGATTGCGGCGCTGAAAGAACTGTTACCGGAGTGGAAAGCACGCGGCTTACAGTTCCGTCGAATTGATCAAACGTAA
- a CDS encoding GGDEF domain-containing protein, which yields MFIAELLLNACIAFTGFYLIAKIIYSQRLASSSLKSLIVGLATGLLGVLLMFKGIAVNESLRMDLRHLPLVLLAFYGVRSPLVIATLIIGCSRFYFGWTPQAVVAFVAVLGISTGMYFIHKRLVHRLFLQNIVMNVWALFMITIAVSINLGFSDAALRLLASTWSIGLAVGVLSSLLTLDFQMLNQQVQRYKQSAELDHLTGLYNRRVWDERTAMLETEGRFYNVLALDIDHFKHVNDTYGHANGDLVLQQFARILQEETRPHDITARIGGEEFMVLVYDLTPSKVTKVANRIRERIANTRFQLDGFPAISITASVGIAHGKHIAIQRMNILADEALYAAKEQGRNRVILYEDNAEAAITTHDREPVRS from the coding sequence ATGTTCATTGCCGAGTTGTTATTGAATGCTTGTATCGCCTTCACCGGCTTTTATTTGATCGCTAAAATCATCTATAGTCAACGTCTCGCCTCAAGCAGCTTAAAATCACTCATCGTCGGTCTCGCAACAGGACTGCTCGGAGTGCTCTTGATGTTTAAAGGCATTGCCGTCAACGAATCGTTGCGAATGGATTTGCGTCATCTCCCGCTCGTCTTGCTCGCTTTTTATGGTGTTCGTTCCCCACTCGTCATCGCGACATTGATCATCGGTTGCTCCCGCTTTTATTTCGGTTGGACGCCACAAGCCGTCGTCGCTTTTGTTGCGGTCCTCGGTATCAGCACTGGTATGTACTTCATCCATAAGCGGTTGGTCCATCGGCTGTTTCTTCAAAACATCGTCATGAATGTCTGGGCGCTGTTCATGATCACGATTGCCGTTTCAATTAATCTTGGTTTTAGTGACGCAGCACTTCGCTTGCTCGCCTCCACGTGGTCGATTGGTCTTGCCGTTGGGGTCTTATCCAGCCTGTTGACATTAGATTTCCAAATGCTCAATCAGCAGGTCCAGCGCTATAAACAATCGGCGGAACTCGATCACTTGACCGGGCTCTACAATCGTCGCGTCTGGGATGAGCGGACCGCGATGTTAGAGACAGAAGGACGTTTCTATAATGTGCTCGCACTCGATATCGATCACTTCAAGCATGTCAACGATACATACGGGCATGCGAACGGTGATCTCGTCTTACAACAGTTCGCACGGATTCTACAAGAAGAGACGCGTCCGCACGATATCACAGCTCGGATCGGTGGTGAAGAGTTCATGGTCCTCGTCTATGATTTGACACCGTCTAAAGTGACGAAGGTCGCGAACCGGATCCGGGAACGGATTGCGAACACACGCTTTCAGCTCGACGGGTTCCCAGCGATTTCAATCACAGCGTCCGTTGGCATCGCCCACGGGAAACATATTGCTATCCAGCGGATGAATATTCTTGCAGATGAAGCGTTATATGCTGCAAAAGAGCAAGGTCGAAACCGAGTCATTCTGTATGAAGATAATGCCGAGGCAGCGATAACGACACATGACCGTGAACCGGTCCGTTCGTAA
- a CDS encoding DUF402 domain-containing protein — translation MKSKRLTIQAKKYDGRPHYSWEGIVLKQTETYLVVANVPGRTLHHHRREAIYTYDNYSLEFYPLDADFTVGLDVELTGETTYYCNICLPPVLQGGVLSFIDLDLDLVYRDGVWMVVDEDEFLENQQLYHYPVELVERTRTSLLDLQQRIAEQQFPFDGFLDPFIPTVLQMKRRGNDT, via the coding sequence TTGAAATCAAAGCGTCTAACGATTCAAGCGAAAAAATATGACGGACGTCCGCATTACTCTTGGGAGGGAATAGTCCTCAAGCAGACGGAGACGTACCTTGTTGTTGCAAATGTGCCAGGACGGACGTTACATCATCATCGACGGGAAGCAATCTATACGTACGATAACTACAGTCTTGAGTTTTATCCGCTTGACGCCGATTTTACGGTCGGACTGGATGTGGAGCTTACTGGCGAGACAACGTACTACTGTAACATTTGTCTCCCACCGGTCCTTCAAGGTGGTGTCTTGTCGTTCATCGATCTTGACCTTGATCTCGTCTATCGAGACGGCGTATGGATGGTCGTCGATGAAGACGAATTTTTAGAGAATCAGCAGTTGTATCACTACCCAGTCGAACTGGTTGAACGAACCCGTACGTCGTTGCTTGACTTACAACAACGCATCGCGGAGCAACAGTTTCCGTTTGACGGCTTTTTGGATCCATTCATCCCGACCGTCCTGCAGATGAAGAGAAGGGGGAATGACACATGA
- a CDS encoding DinB family protein: MNDLFAFYLHELDHYRSDELIHHIDHDTWSISQMYDHLIVVSHEYLDEVEACQHAPVTESRKSPFGEQLFAAGAFPATPIRLPDAMNAPPDETDQVERLRTRWRQLIDRHATLAPIAQSTPSNQKTQHGGMGWLNTTEWYALISYHLTHHQHQKRRLDAALANRR; the protein is encoded by the coding sequence ATGAACGATCTATTCGCGTTTTATTTGCACGAGCTTGATCACTATCGATCGGACGAATTAATTCATCACATCGATCACGACACATGGTCGATCAGCCAGATGTACGATCACTTAATCGTCGTCAGTCATGAATATTTAGATGAGGTCGAGGCGTGCCAGCATGCACCGGTAACAGAATCCAGGAAGTCTCCGTTCGGGGAACAATTATTTGCTGCCGGTGCGTTTCCAGCGACTCCGATCCGATTACCGGATGCGATGAATGCACCACCTGACGAGACGGATCAAGTCGAGCGATTACGGACGCGCTGGCGACAACTAATCGATCGTCACGCTACGCTTGCACCAATCGCTCAGTCGACACCATCTAATCAAAAAACGCAACATGGTGGGATGGGTTGGTTGAACACAACTGAGTGGTATGCGCTCATCTCGTACCATCTCACCCATCATCAGCATCAAAAACGACGGCTCGATGCTGCATTAGCGAATCGAAGATAA
- a CDS encoding NUDIX hydrolase, with protein sequence MKTIRCHRAFGVYGLLMKEDALLVIDKNGGPYINRYDLPGGSLKEGERLATAMRREFTEETGLEVALERQIGVADFKLPWDWREFDEVHHIAVFYLVRQTGGTLSIPEQFVGQDSLGARWVKADEVSIDNASPLVLEAFRWIKEQQLDLEARRFTNWPVLK encoded by the coding sequence ATGAAGACGATTCGTTGCCACCGGGCATTTGGTGTCTATGGATTATTGATGAAGGAGGATGCCTTACTCGTCATCGATAAGAATGGTGGACCGTATATCAATCGCTATGACTTACCAGGGGGGAGCCTCAAAGAAGGAGAGAGGCTCGCTACGGCGATGCGCCGGGAATTCACGGAAGAGACAGGACTCGAAGTGGCACTCGAACGACAGATTGGCGTCGCGGACTTCAAGCTTCCGTGGGATTGGCGCGAGTTCGACGAAGTCCATCACATCGCCGTCTTTTATCTCGTCCGACAGACGGGTGGAACGCTGAGTATCCCCGAACAATTCGTCGGACAAGACTCGCTCGGTGCACGCTGGGTCAAGGCAGATGAAGTTTCAATCGATAACGCGTCACCGCTCGTGCTCGAAGCATTCCGCTGGATAAAAGAACAACAGCTTGATCTTGAGGCACGACGGTTTACGAATTGGCCTGTCTTAAAATAA